The genome window CGCAGGGGGGCGAGCCGGCTCCAGCGACCCGCCGCACTGGGCAGGGACGACCGGCGTGAGCGCAGCGGCGCAATCCGGGATCGGTACGAAGGGCGTCCCGTCCGCGCGCCCAGAAAAGCGCGCAGGACGCCGGGGCTGTCGTTGGTGACCTCCCCCGCCCAGACGAGGTCCCAGAGGGCATCCAAGACCGCCTGCCCCAGGCCGCCCCCCGCCGCCTCGTGAAGCTCCGCGAAGAAGGAGGCCCCGTGGCGGGAAAGGTGCTCGCGCAGCCGGTCGTGGACCTCGCCCCGCGGGGGGTCGGGGTGCGGTGCCTGCAGGAGCCGGAGGTCCTCCACCAGGTAAAGGGCCATTCGGCCGTCCCTATCGCCCAAGGGGCCTGCCCCGAGCCACACGACCTCGCCCGCGGCGCAAAGGGCGTCCAGGTCCTGGGGTCGGTAGCCGGGGATCCGCGCGGACAGGATGTCCGACTCCAGCGCGGAGGCGGGGAAGACCGCCCCCTGGATCTGCTCGATCACCTCCAGGAGCGCCTCCGGTCCGGGGCGGCGCGGGGATCCCGTGATCCCGTGCCAGTCGAGGAGCATCCGGGCCAGGGCCGCGGGCTCGGTGGGCTCCACCTGCCGGCGGAGCCGAGCCAGCGAGCGCCGCCGCAGCGCGGCCAGGACCTCGGGGGCACACCACTCGCGCCCCGACCCCCCCGGCCGGAACTCCCCTTCCAGGAGCCGCCCCGCCGCGGCCAGCTCCTGGAGCGCGGGGGCGAGGGCGACCTCCTCGGTCCCGAATCGCCGCGCCACATCGCGGGTGGGGAACGGGGCGTGGGTCCGCGCGTAGCGAGCGACGAGCTCGCGCAGGGCGTGGGGAAGGGGAGCCAGGAAGGCCGGGGGCAGGCCGGGGGGAATAGCGACGCCGAGGGCGTCGCGAAGCCGGCCCGCGTCTTCGACGGCCGCGAAGCGTGCCTCCCCGCCCACCCTCACCGCGACGATGCGGCCCTCGCCTTGAAGAGCGTCGATCCAGGCCCGGGCCACCTCCTGGGGGGTTCGTCCGTCCTCCCCCGTCCCCACCCGGGCCGCGACCTCCTCGACCGTGAGATCGCCCAGCCGCAGAAGGAGGTCGTGGAGACGGTCGGGGTTTTTCAGGGCGTGGTCCGGATCCAGGCCCTGCAGGCTCAACTCCAGCTCGGCCAGGGCCCGGGGATCGATGAGCTCGCGCAGCTCGGCCTCGCCCAACAGCTCGCGGAGCTGGCGCGGGTCCACGGAGAGAGCCTGGGCCCGCCGCTCCGCGAGGGGGGCGTCACCGTCGTAGATGTAGTTGGCGACGTAGCCGAAGAGAAGCGAGGCCGAGAAGGGAGAGGGCGCGAGAGAGTCCACGGTCACGAGCTTGACCTCCCGGCGGCGCACGCGCCGGGACAGGTCCACGAGCGCGGGCAGGTCGAAGACGTCCCGCAGGCACTCGCGGTAGGCCTCGAGCACGATCGGAAAGGAGGGGTAGCGGGAGGCCACGGCCAGGAGGTCGGCCGCCCGCTTCCTCTGCATCCAGAGGGGGGAGCGCGCGCCGGGCCGGCGACGGGGGAGGAGGAGGGCGCGGCCCGCGGCTTCCCGGAAATGGGCGGCGAAGAGCGCGCTGCCCCCCAGCGCTCCCACCACCAGCTCCTCGATCTCCTCCGGCCCGGGGAGCAGGGCGGCCGCGTCCGGAGGCGTCTCGCGGTCGGGGACGCGCACCACGATGCCGTCGTCGCTCCAGAGCGTCTCGACCTCGCCGGAAGGGCGCAACCGGGCCTCGAGGGCGAGGGCCCAGGGGGCGTGGACCCGCCCGCCCCAGGGCGAGAGCAGGCACAGCCGCCAGTCCCCCATCTCGTCGCGGGTCCGTTCGAGAACAATCGTCCGGTCGTCCGGCACCGCGCCCGTGGCCAGGCGCTGCTCCTCTAAGTAGTCGAGCAGGTTCTCGCGGGCGCGGGGGTCGAGCGCGTGCTCCTCGTCGAGGAGGCGCGCGGCCTCCGCCCGGGGGAGGGACAAGAGCTCGCGGGTGAGGCGTCCGATGGCCCGGCCCAGCTCGGCCGGCCGGGCCCCGCGGTCGGCTTTCCAGAATGGCATCTTCCCCGGCTCCCCGGGGGCGGGGCGCACGAGCACGCGGTCGCGGGTGATCTCCTCGATGCGCCAACTCGAGGCCCCGAGCACGAAGACTTCCCCGACCCGGCTCTCGAAGACCATCTCCTCGTCGAGCTCCCCCACCCGCCTCCCGGGGCGGTCCTCCTCCCCGGCCAGGAAGACGCCGTAGAGACCGCGGTCGGGGATGGTCCCCGCATTGACCACGGCCAGGCGCTGAGCCCCCTCCCGCGCGCGGACCAGACCCCGGCGGCGGTCCCAGGTGAGTCGCGGCCTGAGCTCGGCGAACTCGTCGGAAGGGTAGCGGCCGGAGAGCATGTCCAGCACGCCCTCGAACTGGGCCCGGGGCAGGCTCGCGAAGGGCGCGGACCGGCGCACGAGGGCGAAGAGGCCATCCACCGCGAGTTCCCCGGCCGCGGCCATGGACACAAGGTGCTGGGCGAGCACGTCCAGGGGATTCGCGGGGACTCGGGTCTCCTCGACCTCCCCCGCCTTCATGGCTTTGGTGATGGCGGCGGTGGCCAAGAGGTCGCCGCGGTACTTGGGGAAGATCACACCCCGGGAGACGGCATCCACCTGGTGGCTCGCGCGTCCGATGCGCTGCATCCCGCTCGCGACCGAGGGAGGGGTCTCGATCTGGACCACCAGGTCGATGGCTCCCATGTCGATCCCCAGCTCCAGAGAGGAGGTCGCCACCAAAGCGGGAAGCCGTCCCGCCTTGAGGGCCTCCTCCATGGCCGAGCGCTGCTCACGGGCGATCGAGCCGTGGTGGGCCTGGGTCACCTCCTCCCCCGCCAGGTCATTGAGGGCCGCGGACAGGCGCTCGGCCAGCCGCCGGCTGTTGACGAAGAGAAGCGTCGACCGGTGGGCGCGGATGAGCTCCAGGAGGCGGGGGTGGACGGCCGGCCAGATGGAGCGTGGGGAGCCCTCCTTCCCCTCCGGCACGGCCACGGGCGCGGGCGCTTCGGGTCGGGACATGTCCTCTACCGGCACCTCGACCTTTAGGTCGAAGGTTTTTCGGGTCCCCGCATTCACGATCGTCACCGCCCGGGGGCTCCAGTTCCGCCGGCCATCACCCCCGCCCAGGTAGCGCGCGACCTCGTCGAGGGGCCGCTGGGTGGCGGAGAGGCCGATCCGCTGCAAGGGGTCGCGACAGATCTCGGCCAGCCGCTCCAGGGAGAGGGCCAGGTGGGCGCCGCGTTTGGTGCCCACCAGCACGTGTATCTCGTCCACGATGACGACCTCCACGCTGGCCAGGACCGCGCGGGCGCGGGAGGTGAGCATGAGGAAGAGGGACTCGGGGGTGGTGATGAGGATCTCGGGGGGCGCGCGCAGGATCTTGGCCCGCTCCGCGGCGGGGGTGTCGCCGGTGCGCAGCGCAACCGCCGGAGAGTGGAAGGCGTCTCCCCTCCGCCCGGCAGCTCGGGCGATCCCCGCCAACGGGGATTGCAGGTTTCGCTCCACATCGACGGCGAGCGCCCGCAAGGGGGAGAGGTAGAGCACCCGGCAGCGCTCGGCCGGGGCGGGCGCGGGGGCGAACATCAGCCGATCAATCGCGGCCAGGAAGGCGGCCAGGGTCTTGCCGGAGCCGGTGGGGGCGAAGATGAGCGTGGAGCGGCCTTCCCGGATGACCGGCCAGCCCAGGGCCTGGGCCCGGGTGGGGCCCGGGAACGACGCCGCGAACCATTCCTCGACCGCGGGATGAAAGCGCTCGGGACCGGACGGTGCCTGGGGTTGCCGGGGAGCCACGGTGCCTCGCTGAGCCCTCTATGATAGGAGAGGCGGGCCTCTATCGGGTCCAGAGCGAGCCTTGACCGCTCCCAGCCCCCTGTGTATGGTCGTCCCGGGTTTGGATCCAGGGCCTGGAGGTCTATCCATGGGGTTCGGGAGAAGGCCGCTGGCCCTGGCCGCCGTCTTGACCACGGCCAGTCTTGCCGCCCAGGACCCGGAGCCGGAAAAGCTCGATTCGGAAGCGCTCCGGGGGCGCGATCGCACCGCGATCCTGGACGTGCGGAGCGTGGTCATGGCAGGCCGGGCCTACGCCGCCGCGAACGGCGCGCTCTTCGGGACCCTCTCCTGCTACACCCAGCCCGAGACCTGCCTGCCCGATTTCCCCAAGGATGCCGCCCCTTTCCTGGACCCCTCGCACGACTGGCTGGCCACCAGTCTCGGCTACGTGCACAAGTTCCATCCCGGCCCCCTCGCCAGCGAGGAGGAGATCCTGAAGGCCAAGGCCGCTCCCGGGAGCTTGAAGTCCTTCGCCTTCACGGTCGCTCCCGTGAAGCCCGGCCAGACCGGCCTCCGCGCTTTCTGCGGCGATTCCTCGGGCCGCATCTGTGTCAGCCGCGACGGCTCCGAACCCCGCGTCAAGGACGGGCGCTGCGCGCAAGCCTGCCCGGAGCTGAAGTAGGGACGTGCGCGCGTCGACGAGCGTCCTCCTCCTGGCCCTCGCCGTCCTCCCCCGGCCCGCCCGGAGCGCGGATCCGCTCGCCCCGGAGTCGGTCCTGGGTTTTCACCCCGGCGACGACCGCAAGCTCGCGGACTGGGGGCAGATGGTCGACTACTTTGGTCGGCTGGGCGGGGCGTCCGCCCGCGTCCGCGTCGAGCAGGTGGGCCTTACCACGGAGGGAAATCCCTTCCTGGTCGTCACCATTACTTCCGAGGCCAACATGGCCCGCCTGGAGGAGATCCGCCGGGACAACCTGCGTCTCTTCGACCCCCGCGGGCTTTCCGAGGAGGAGGGGCAGCAGATCGTCGCCCGCGGCAAGGCCATCGTTGCCATGACCTGTTCCATCCACTCCACGGAGGTGGGAGGGTCACTCACCGCTCTCGAGCTCGCCCATCTCCTGGGCACGAGCCACGACGCCGCCGTCCTGGCCCTGCTCGAGGAGGTGGTGCTCCTGCTCGTCCCCTCCCAGAACCCCGACGGCACCCAGCGGGTGGCGGATTGGTATCGGCAGCACCTGGGCACACCCTTTGAGGGGGTGGAGCCTCCCTTCCTCTACCACCGGTACACCGGCCACGACAACAACCGCGACTGGTACATGTTCACCCAGGCCGAGACCCGCCTCACCGTGAAGTACGTCCACGACCGCTGGCGTCCGCAAATCCTCCACGACGTCCACCAGATGCTTCCGCGGGGGGCGCGCATCTTCGTTCCGCCCTACGTCGACCCCTACGAGCCCAACGTGGACACCTCCCTTCGCTCGGCGATCAATGCCCTGGGCGCGCAGATGGCGGCCCGGCT of Vicinamibacteria bacterium contains these proteins:
- a CDS encoding DEAD/DEAH box helicase, coding for MAPRQPQAPSGPERFHPAVEEWFAASFPGPTRAQALGWPVIREGRSTLIFAPTGSGKTLAAFLAAIDRLMFAPAPAPAERCRVLYLSPLRALAVDVERNLQSPLAGIARAAGRRGDAFHSPAVALRTGDTPAAERAKILRAPPEILITTPESLFLMLTSRARAVLASVEVVIVDEIHVLVGTKRGAHLALSLERLAEICRDPLQRIGLSATQRPLDEVARYLGGGDGRRNWSPRAVTIVNAGTRKTFDLKVEVPVEDMSRPEAPAPVAVPEGKEGSPRSIWPAVHPRLLELIRAHRSTLLFVNSRRLAERLSAALNDLAGEEVTQAHHGSIAREQRSAMEEALKAGRLPALVATSSLELGIDMGAIDLVVQIETPPSVASGMQRIGRASHQVDAVSRGVIFPKYRGDLLATAAITKAMKAGEVEETRVPANPLDVLAQHLVSMAAAGELAVDGLFALVRRSAPFASLPRAQFEGVLDMLSGRYPSDEFAELRPRLTWDRRRGLVRAREGAQRLAVVNAGTIPDRGLYGVFLAGEEDRPGRRVGELDEEMVFESRVGEVFVLGASSWRIEEITRDRVLVRPAPGEPGKMPFWKADRGARPAELGRAIGRLTRELLSLPRAEAARLLDEEHALDPRARENLLDYLEEQRLATGAVPDDRTIVLERTRDEMGDWRLCLLSPWGGRVHAPWALALEARLRPSGEVETLWSDDGIVVRVPDRETPPDAAALLPGPEEIEELVVGALGGSALFAAHFREAAGRALLLPRRRPGARSPLWMQRKRAADLLAVASRYPSFPIVLEAYRECLRDVFDLPALVDLSRRVRRREVKLVTVDSLAPSPFSASLLFGYVANYIYDGDAPLAERRAQALSVDPRQLRELLGEAELRELIDPRALAELELSLQGLDPDHALKNPDRLHDLLLRLGDLTVEEVAARVGTGEDGRTPQEVARAWIDALQGEGRIVAVRVGGEARFAAVEDAGRLRDALGVAIPPGLPPAFLAPLPHALRELVARYARTHAPFPTRDVARRFGTEEVALAPALQELAAAGRLLEGEFRPGGSGREWCAPEVLAALRRRSLARLRRQVEPTEPAALARMLLDWHGITGSPRRPGPEALLEVIEQIQGAVFPASALESDILSARIPGYRPQDLDALCAAGEVVWLGAGPLGDRDGRMALYLVEDLRLLQAPHPDPPRGEVHDRLREHLSRHGASFFAELHEAAGGGLGQAVLDALWDLVWAGEVTNDSPGVLRAFLGARTGRPSYRSRIAPLRSRRSSLPSAAGRWSRLAPLRGAPPTPAERALARAEQMLARHGVLTRDAILAEDVPGGVATLYPVLRALEEAGRIRRGYFVAGRGGSQFAHPGALERLRARRDAGEEAAPQAAVLAATDPANPYGVALPWPRVDGTRLARAAGGHVALVDGVLLAVLGKGEREITTFLPEDEPVRSRAARALALSLAGWAARTGRSGLGWGAPDGRPLAESPLAPYLLEAGFTRSGPGFRLVAAAPPGTPDLPLAEG